Proteins co-encoded in one Phalacrocorax carbo chromosome 5, bPhaCar2.1, whole genome shotgun sequence genomic window:
- the CHKA gene encoding choline kinase alpha isoform X3 translates to MLFQCSLPDTIETVADEPRKVLLRLYGAILQMRSCNKGESVQSQKENDLQGAEAMVLESVMFAILAERALGPKLYGIFPQGRLEEFIPSRKLSTEELSLPDISAEIAEKMARFHGMKMPFNKEPKWLFGTMEKYLNQVLRIKFTRESRTRKLNKLLSYNLPQEMKNLRAMLEATSSPVVFCHNDCQEGNVLLLEGRENSKNQKLMLIDFEYSSYNYRGFDIGNHFCEWMYDYTYEKYPFFKASVLKYPSKKQQLHFISSYLSAFHDGFENLSNEEKSKLEEVVLIEVNRFALASHFFWGLWSIIQAKISSIEFGYLEYALSRFDAYFDQKRKLKV, encoded by the exons CAGATG AGGTCCTGTAATAAAGGAGAGTCTGTACAgtctcagaaggaaaatgacTTGCAA gggGCAGAAGCCATGGTTCTGGAAAGTGTTATGTTTGCCATTCTTGCAGAGAGAGCTCTTGGCCCAAAGCTGTATGGAATCTTTCCACAAGGGCGGCTGGAGGAGTTCATTCCC AGCAGGAAACTAAGTACTGAAGAGCTGAGCTTACCTGACATATCTGCTGAAATAGCTGAGAAGATGGCTAGATTTCATGGCATGAAAATGCCATTTAATAAAGAACCTAAGTGGCTTTTTGGGACAATGGAAAA ATATCTAAACCAAGTGCTGAGGATTAAATTTACCAGAGAATCTAGAACTAGAAAACTGAACAAACTCCTCAGTTACAATCTCCcccaggaaatgaaaaatctaAG AGCTATGCTTGAAGCTACTTCATCCCCAGTTGTATTTTGCCACAACGACTGTCAAGAAG GTAATGTCTTGCTTCTGGAAGGCAGAGAGAattcaaaaaaccaaaagctgaTGCTCATTGACTTCGAATACAGCAGCTATAATTACCG AGGATTTGACATTGGAAATCACTTCTGTGAATGGATGTATGATTACACATATGAGAAGTACCCATTCTTCAAAGCTAGTGTTCTTAAATATCCTTCAAAGAAGCAACAG CTTCATTTTATCTCCAGTTACCTGTCTGCATTCCATGATGGCTTTGAAAATCTGAGCAATGAAGAGAAGTCCAAACTAGAAGAAGTGGTGTTAATAGAAGTTAACAG GTTTGCCCTTGCATCGCACTTCTTCTGGGGCCTGTGGTCTATTATACAGGCCAAGATCTCATCCATTGAGTTTGGTTACCTG GAATATGCATTATCCAGATTTGACGCCTACTTTGATcagaagaggaagctgaaggTGTGA